In Nicotiana tabacum cultivar K326 chromosome 19, ASM71507v2, whole genome shotgun sequence, one DNA window encodes the following:
- the LOC107781218 gene encoding GATA transcription factor 17 yields MDPIQKGDSLANETTESTKSCTDCKTTKTPLWRVGPYGPKSLCNACGIKYRKKKGTPSGFGKDPEKKKERDISNSSTDKLAHSQKDKIGKDGKLSKGLKVRFMMLGKEVVILQRQRSSMKKKPRNHRKFGEVERAALLLMALSCGSVFA; encoded by the exons ATGGATCCAATACAAAAG GGAGATTCTTTGGCTAATGAGACAACTGAGAGTACTAAATCTTGCACTGATTGCAAAACTACAAAGACACCCTTGTGGAGAGTTGGTCCTTATGGGCCTAAG TCACTGTGCAACGCTTGTGGGATCAAATATAGGAAGAAAAAGGGTACCCCATCTGGATTTGGCAAAGACccagagaagaagaaagagagagacaTTTCTAACAGTAGTACGGACAAACTAGCTCACAGCCAAAAGGATAAAATTGGAAAAGATGGGAAGCTAAGCAAAGGATTGAAAGTGAGATTTATGATGTTAGGGAAAGAGGTGGTGATATTACAGAGACAGAGATCTTCAATGAAGAAGAAGCCAAGAAATCATAGGAAGTTTGGTGAAGTTGAAAGAGCTGCTCTTCTTTTGATGGCTCTGTCTTGTGGCTCTGTTTTTGCCTAA
- the LOC107781217 gene encoding proteasome subunit beta type-6-like — MCIFIIDSDESHPSKTTTTTIVGVTYDGGVILGSTDIITQLTANVFLCHCALGADTQVLLEDARNFLDQETTATVAAEIVGMVLSAYDINNKKNMLQTGVLLGGWDKNGGGKIYEIGFSGVVMEKSNFGVGGHGAVDLNDFLEKEWKKGMTEEEAEQLVVKALSLNNNINSACGVQTASVNSKGFTTAFHPYGTLPINAEKLELEHMNEKYLGKLELEHANEKPLLEYIRAHLLLLLNINEGL, encoded by the coding sequence AtgtgcatcttcatcattgattcCGACGAGTCCCACCCGTCAaaaaccaccaccaccaccatcgtCGGCGTCACTTACGACGGCGGCGTCATTCTTGGCTCCACTGACATAATCACACAGCTGACTGCGAATGTTTTCTTGTGTCACTGTGCACTTGGAGCAGATACACAAGTCCTTTTAGAAGATGCTCGCAACTTTCTTGATCAAGAAACTACTGCTACGGTTGCGGCCGAGATTGTTGGTATGGTATTATCTGCATATGACATTAACAACAAGAAAAATATGTTACAAACTGGTGTGCTACTTGGTGGATGGGACAAGAATGGAGGAGGCAAAATATATGAGATAGGTTTTAGTGGGGTGGTAATGGAGAAGTCTAATTTTGGTGTAGGAGGACATGGGGCTGTTGATTTGAATGATTTCTTGGAAAAAGAATGGAAGAAAGGAATGACTGAAGAAGAAGCTGAGCAATTGGTGGTGAAAGCATTGTCATTAAACAACAACATTAACAGCGCCTGTGGTGTTCAAACTGCGAGTGTAAACTCGAAAGGATTCACGACAGCTTTTCACCCTTATGGTACACTTCCTATTAATGCAGAGAAGTTGGAATTGGAGCATATGAATGAGAAGTACTTGGGAAAGTTGGAATTGGAGCATGCGAATGAGAAGCCATTGCTCGAATATATACGAGCACATTTACTTTTGTTACTGAACATCAATGAGGGACTCTAG